A portion of the Macaca mulatta isolate MMU2019108-1 chromosome 4, T2T-MMU8v2.0, whole genome shotgun sequence genome contains these proteins:
- the H2BC9 gene encoding histone H2B type 1-H has product MPDPAKSAPAPKKGSKKAVTKAQKKDGKKRKRSRKESYSVYVYKVLKQVHPDTGISSKAMGIMNSFVNDIFERIASEASRLAHYNKRSTITSREIQTAVRLLLPGELAKHAVSEGTKAVTKYTSSK; this is encoded by the coding sequence ATGCCTGATCCAGCTAAGTCCGCTCCCGCTCCAAAGAAGGGCTCCAAGAAGGCGGTAACCAAGGCGCAGAAGAAGGATGGAAAGAAGCGCAAGCGCAGCCGTAAGGAGAGCTACTCTGTGTACGTGTACAAGGTGCTGAAGCAGGTCCACCCTGACACCGGCATCTCCTCCAAAGCCATGGGGATCATGAATTCCTTCGTCAACGACATCTTCGAGCGCATCGCGAGTGAGGCTTCCCGCCTGGCGCATTACAACAAGCGTTCCACCATCACCTCCAGGGAGATTCAGACGGCGGTGCGCCTGCTGCTGCCTGGGGAGCTGGCCAAGCACGCCGTGTCCGAGGGCACTAAGGCCGTCACCAAGTACACCAGCTCCAAGTAA